A genomic window from Streptomyces brevispora includes:
- a CDS encoding mesaconyl-C4 CoA hydratase, with product MTNQETVERTEVIAAEPAEALAAMLDLDIPHKAGDRVLPLWHWIYLLERSRESELGEDGHPVVGIPAPPGPGCRRMFGGGRVTAHGLLEIGKPATKVTSVARSVDKQGRTGLLTFTTVAQEIFQNGQLVIREEQDIAYRAPGSNALPTPPAPPEPPAGPQLRLSVDERMLFRFSALTYNAHRIHYDLDWCRQEGYDGLVIHGPLLAFMMGEHMRREGIDLVGRTFGYRLVSPMTKAQTFSVVPGPDGLVQGAEARSAAGTVCAVSTVTEA from the coding sequence ATGACGAATCAGGAAACGGTCGAGCGCACCGAGGTGATCGCCGCCGAGCCGGCCGAGGCGCTGGCAGCGATGCTCGATCTCGACATCCCCCACAAGGCCGGGGACCGCGTGCTGCCCTTGTGGCACTGGATCTACCTGCTCGAGCGCAGCCGGGAGAGCGAACTGGGTGAGGACGGGCACCCGGTCGTGGGCATCCCGGCGCCCCCGGGCCCGGGTTGTCGGCGCATGTTCGGCGGCGGGCGGGTCACGGCCCACGGGCTCCTCGAGATCGGCAAGCCGGCGACCAAGGTGACCTCCGTCGCCCGGTCCGTCGACAAGCAGGGACGTACCGGTCTGCTGACCTTCACGACGGTCGCTCAGGAGATCTTCCAAAACGGGCAGTTGGTGATCCGCGAGGAGCAGGACATCGCCTACCGTGCCCCGGGCTCGAACGCCCTGCCGACGCCCCCGGCGCCGCCCGAGCCCCCGGCCGGCCCGCAACTGCGGCTCTCCGTCGACGAGCGGATGCTGTTCCGGTTCTCGGCGCTGACGTACAACGCCCACCGGATCCACTACGACCTGGACTGGTGCCGTCAGGAAGGCTACGACGGGCTGGTGATCCACGGCCCGCTCCTCGCCTTTATGATGGGCGAGCACATGCGCCGCGAGGGCATCGACCTGGTCGGCCGGACCTTCGGCTACCGCCTGGTCTCGCCGATGACCAAGGCGCAGACCTTCTCGGTCGTGCCGGGCCCGGACGGCCTCGTCCAGGGCGCCGAGGCACGCAGCGCCGCCGGGACGGTGTGCGCCGTGAGCACCGTGACGGAGGCGTGA
- a CDS encoding NAD(P)/FAD-dependent oxidoreductase has translation MTVRVSDIVVVGGSVAALRAAETVARQAPHLSLTVVSDEAHVPHERPPLSKVGLEEPFDREALTYPAVARLREQGVTFVLNTRAEGLDVANRQLLTTAGSLEYGALVAATGCEPFVPPVFAGQPDVFTLRRYEDAVGLRAAVLRPGVHVAVVGAGFIGGEFAATLAKAGRRVTVIDLAKQPLGRFGEAVAQEYQALHRAAGVQLRFGAAVTGLGEDGGRRFLLLDDDSRVPADVILVGVGVRPSTAWLEESGVLLDNGIICDATLKAAERVFAAGDAVRWPNPRWGATMRIEHWTNAAEQGRVAGINAVNTISGEGLVACGSVPYFWSDQHGVRIQFAGYRTGTEEIVEDRNTDGLLVVYRTGDLVTGVLAFERRAQFVKLRAMLRNELPWQQARAVLTPGPAPVG, from the coding sequence ATGACCGTGCGCGTATCCGACATCGTGGTCGTCGGCGGCTCCGTCGCCGCTCTCCGCGCCGCGGAGACCGTCGCCCGCCAGGCACCGCACCTCAGCCTCACGGTGGTCAGCGACGAGGCCCATGTGCCGCACGAGCGTCCACCGCTGTCCAAGGTGGGGCTCGAGGAACCCTTCGACCGCGAGGCGCTGACCTACCCGGCGGTGGCACGCCTGCGTGAGCAGGGCGTCACCTTCGTGCTCAACACCCGGGCCGAGGGCCTTGACGTGGCGAACCGCCAACTGCTGACCACGGCCGGCTCCCTGGAATACGGTGCCCTGGTGGCGGCCACCGGATGCGAGCCATTCGTGCCGCCGGTGTTCGCCGGTCAGCCCGACGTGTTCACGCTGCGCCGCTATGAGGACGCGGTCGGGCTGCGCGCGGCGGTGTTGCGGCCGGGCGTACACGTCGCCGTCGTCGGCGCGGGATTCATCGGCGGGGAGTTCGCGGCCACCCTGGCCAAGGCCGGCCGCCGGGTCACCGTGATCGACCTGGCGAAGCAGCCGCTGGGCCGGTTCGGCGAGGCTGTCGCGCAGGAGTACCAGGCCCTGCACCGGGCCGCCGGCGTCCAACTGCGGTTCGGCGCGGCCGTGACCGGTCTCGGCGAGGACGGGGGCCGGCGGTTCCTACTGCTCGACGACGATTCGCGGGTGCCGGCGGACGTCATCCTGGTCGGGGTCGGCGTACGGCCGTCGACGGCCTGGCTGGAGGAGTCCGGGGTCCTGCTCGACAACGGCATCATCTGCGATGCGACGCTCAAGGCGGCCGAGCGGGTCTTCGCCGCCGGTGACGCCGTGCGCTGGCCCAATCCGCGTTGGGGCGCCACGATGCGGATCGAGCACTGGACCAACGCCGCCGAGCAGGGGCGCGTGGCCGGCATCAACGCCGTCAACACCATCTCGGGCGAGGGCTTGGTCGCCTGCGGCAGCGTGCCCTACTTCTGGTCCGACCAGCACGGTGTCCGCATCCAGTTCGCCGGCTACCGCACCGGAACAGAGGAGATCGTCGAAGACCGGAACACCGACGGGCTTCTCGTCGTCTACCGCACGGGCGATCTCGTCACGGGTGTGCTGGCCTTCGAACGCCGGGCCCAGTTCGTGAAGCTCCGCGCCATGCTCCGCAACGAACTGCCTTGGCAGCAGGCCCGGGCGGTCCTCACTCCCGGACCGGCTCCGGTCGGCTGA
- a CDS encoding FAD-dependent oxidoreductase, whose product MSEEQQVVVVGAGPTGLLTALGLAQQGGEVTVVERAPGLQDAPRAIVYHWSTLDGLDRLGLFEAARTAGFLKQDYAYRVRRTGEIVEYGLQPLAGRVKHPYNLHLGQGALARIILDEVEKFPNVRVLWGHELVGVSQDESGADLRLSSDAGETTLRAPWVVGADGARSAVRGALELGFDGMTWPERFVAANIRFPDDREGWAQSTFCVDEKYGAIIAKIDESGEHGLWRYTYMEDAALPAETVTERLPGFLAKVFGEDVAENVELDAISPYRMHQRSASTYRAGRVLLAGDAAHATNPCGGLGLTMGLFDAYALIETLGAVVVKGVDDTVLTSYADARRAAFVDKASPRATANKQLIFHSGDPAKLDQDLEVFRRMTREPELAADVMYFTKTLESPSLLAR is encoded by the coding sequence GTGAGCGAAGAGCAACAGGTCGTGGTGGTCGGCGCGGGACCGACAGGGCTCCTGACCGCACTCGGCCTCGCCCAGCAGGGAGGCGAGGTCACTGTCGTCGAACGTGCCCCCGGTCTTCAGGACGCGCCCCGGGCGATCGTCTACCACTGGTCGACCCTGGACGGCCTCGACCGGCTCGGCCTCTTCGAGGCGGCCCGGACGGCAGGCTTCCTCAAGCAGGATTACGCCTACCGAGTGCGCAGGACCGGCGAGATCGTCGAGTACGGACTCCAGCCCCTCGCGGGCCGGGTCAAGCACCCGTACAACCTTCACCTCGGCCAAGGGGCACTCGCCCGCATCATTCTCGACGAGGTGGAGAAGTTCCCCAACGTCCGTGTCCTGTGGGGCCATGAGCTGGTAGGCGTCTCCCAGGACGAGTCGGGCGCCGACCTGCGCCTGAGCTCGGACGCCGGCGAGACCACGCTCCGCGCTCCCTGGGTGGTCGGCGCGGACGGCGCACGCTCGGCGGTCCGCGGCGCGCTGGAACTCGGGTTCGACGGTATGACCTGGCCGGAGCGGTTCGTGGCCGCCAACATCCGCTTCCCCGACGACCGGGAGGGCTGGGCCCAGTCGACGTTCTGCGTCGACGAGAAGTATGGCGCCATCATCGCCAAGATCGACGAATCCGGTGAGCACGGCCTGTGGCGCTACACCTACATGGAGGACGCCGCGCTCCCCGCCGAGACGGTGACCGAGCGCCTGCCGGGGTTCCTGGCGAAGGTCTTCGGCGAGGACGTCGCGGAAAACGTCGAGCTGGACGCCATCTCGCCCTACCGGATGCACCAGCGCAGCGCGTCGACCTACCGCGCCGGCCGGGTGCTGCTGGCCGGTGACGCGGCGCACGCCACGAACCCGTGCGGCGGACTGGGCCTGACCATGGGCCTCTTCGACGCGTACGCGCTGATCGAGACGCTCGGCGCGGTCGTCGTGAAGGGCGTCGACGACACCGTCCTTACCAGTTACGCCGATGCCCGCCGCGCGGCCTTCGTCGACAAGGCGAGCCCGCGCGCCACCGCCAACAAGCAACTCATCTTCCACTCCGGCGACCCCGCGAAGCTCGACCAGGACCTGGAGGTCTTCCGCCGGATGACTCGCGAGCCCGAACTCGCCGCCGATGTCATGTACTTCACCAAGACGCTGGAAAGCCCCTCCCTCCTCGCCCGCTGA
- a CDS encoding CaiB/BaiF CoA transferase family protein — MHPLQDLTVVALEQAVAAPFATRQLADLGARVIKIERPGVGDFARGYDETVRGLASHFVWLNRSKESVCLDLKSEDGQAAVRELIRHADVFVQNLAPGAAERLGLGADELRAVNPGLIHVSISGYGAGGPYSGKKAYDLLVQCEAGLVSITGTEEEPSKVGISIADIASGMYAYTGILTAVIRRQQSGEGATIEISMLEALAEWMGYPLNYAAYGGTAPARTGARHAAIYPYGPFRCGDGSLIFLGLQNEREWRVFCEEILGKPELAEDPRYLRNSLRVENAGDLRDEIERAFLGSTAPDVAAKLEQAGIANALLRDMHGLAAHPQLKARGRWKTYESPKGTLRALVPPVTMDGLDPVMGPVPDVGEHTTAVLAEFGIVAAAEQARA, encoded by the coding sequence ATGCATCCCCTCCAAGACCTGACCGTCGTCGCGCTCGAACAGGCGGTGGCCGCCCCGTTCGCCACCCGGCAGCTCGCCGATCTGGGCGCCCGGGTCATCAAGATCGAGCGGCCGGGAGTCGGTGACTTCGCCCGCGGCTACGACGAGACCGTGCGCGGTCTCGCCAGCCACTTCGTCTGGCTCAACCGCTCCAAGGAATCGGTCTGCCTCGACCTCAAGAGCGAGGACGGCCAGGCGGCCGTCCGCGAACTGATCCGGCACGCCGACGTCTTCGTCCAGAACCTCGCGCCCGGCGCAGCCGAGCGGCTGGGCCTGGGCGCGGACGAACTGCGAGCCGTGAACCCGGGACTCATCCACGTGTCGATCTCCGGATACGGCGCAGGGGGCCCGTACTCCGGCAAGAAGGCCTACGACCTCCTCGTGCAGTGCGAGGCGGGACTGGTCTCGATCACGGGCACCGAGGAGGAACCTTCCAAGGTCGGCATCTCCATCGCCGACATCGCGTCAGGCATGTACGCCTACACGGGGATCCTGACCGCGGTCATCCGACGCCAGCAGAGCGGGGAGGGCGCGACCATCGAGATCTCCATGCTCGAGGCGCTCGCCGAGTGGATGGGCTACCCGCTCAACTACGCCGCCTACGGCGGCACCGCGCCCGCCCGTACCGGCGCCCGCCACGCCGCCATCTACCCGTACGGCCCGTTCCGCTGCGGAGACGGCAGTCTGATCTTCCTCGGCCTCCAGAACGAACGCGAATGGCGCGTGTTCTGCGAGGAGATCCTCGGCAAGCCGGAGCTGGCCGAGGACCCGCGGTACCTGCGCAACTCCTTGCGTGTGGAGAACGCGGGCGACCTGCGCGATGAGATCGAGCGGGCCTTCCTCGGCAGCACGGCGCCCGATGTCGCGGCGAAGCTGGAGCAGGCGGGCATAGCCAACGCCCTCCTGCGGGACATGCACGGGCTCGCCGCCCACCCGCAGCTGAAGGCGCGAGGCCGGTGGAAGACGTACGAGTCGCCCAAGGGAACACTGCGGGCGCTGGTGCCGCCCGTCACGATGGACGGTCTCGACCCGGTCATGGGGCCCGTTCCCGACGTCGGTGAGCACACCACCGCCGTGCTCGCCGAATTCGGCATCGTGGCCGCAGCCGAGCAGGCCCGGGCGTGA
- a CDS encoding HpcH/HpaI aldolase/citrate lyase family protein — protein sequence MAGLTAPEASDVLRSAVSFLFVPGDRPERFAKAAATGADVVVIDLEDAVAEERRDSAREAVAAYLASGGRACVRVNAVTSPHHHRDLAALADLPGLLAVMLAKADTRSSAASVASLMDVPVIPLIESAEGVAHAYELAATPGVVRLAFGHLDYALDIGAEPTWPAMLHARSRLVHASRLAGLPGPVDGVTTALDDEQALADDLKRAQEVGLAGKLLIHPRQVAQTQAAFRPSTEAVGWARSVLAAAGGGEAVRVDGHMVDAPVLARAEAILRRAEDVSGP from the coding sequence ATGGCCGGACTGACGGCGCCGGAAGCGAGCGATGTGCTGCGATCGGCCGTCTCCTTCCTCTTCGTGCCGGGTGATCGCCCCGAGCGGTTCGCCAAGGCGGCCGCGACCGGGGCGGACGTCGTCGTCATCGACCTGGAGGACGCCGTAGCCGAGGAACGCAGGGACAGCGCCCGCGAAGCCGTCGCGGCGTACCTTGCGTCCGGCGGCCGCGCCTGCGTCCGGGTCAACGCGGTCACCAGCCCGCACCACCATCGCGACCTGGCTGCGCTCGCGGACCTGCCGGGCCTGCTCGCGGTGATGCTCGCCAAGGCCGACACCCGCTCCTCGGCGGCGTCGGTCGCGAGCCTCATGGACGTCCCCGTGATCCCGCTCATCGAGTCGGCGGAGGGAGTGGCGCATGCGTACGAGCTGGCGGCCACCCCCGGCGTCGTCCGGCTGGCCTTCGGGCACCTCGACTATGCGCTCGACATCGGAGCGGAGCCGACCTGGCCGGCGATGCTCCACGCCCGGTCGAGGCTGGTGCATGCCTCACGGCTGGCGGGTCTCCCGGGGCCGGTCGACGGCGTGACCACCGCCTTGGACGACGAGCAGGCCCTGGCCGACGACCTGAAGCGAGCGCAGGAAGTGGGCCTCGCGGGCAAGCTCCTGATCCACCCCCGGCAGGTGGCGCAGACCCAAGCCGCGTTCCGGCCGAGCACGGAGGCCGTCGGCTGGGCCCGGAGTGTGCTGGCGGCCGCCGGCGGGGGCGAGGCGGTCCGCGTCGACGGGCACATGGTCGACGCGCCGGTCCTCGCCCGGGCCGAGGCGATCCTGCGCAGGGCCGAAGACGTCAGCGGGCCATGA
- a CDS encoding DUF1059 domain-containing protein: MEKQRKKYLECPCGELLEGTDDDTLVAAVQAHLRAVHPHLTYDREQILLMAR; this comes from the coding sequence ATGGAAAAGCAGCGGAAGAAATACCTTGAATGCCCCTGCGGCGAACTGCTCGAGGGGACGGACGACGACACCCTGGTGGCCGCGGTCCAGGCCCACCTGCGCGCGGTCCACCCTCATTTGACGTACGACCGCGAGCAGATCCTGCTCATGGCCCGCTGA
- a CDS encoding nuclear transport factor 2 family protein, with the protein MTHASAVVDAYFAAVVAGDPEAVVDLFAPDAVLQNAAGTLNGREAIAAMYRAGVAPGAMKPSPRPYVVNGDTMAVEIDLSANGKAVALADFFTVREGKIQRLAIYSLTPADARFFDDKTGEQS; encoded by the coding sequence ATGACCCATGCATCAGCCGTCGTCGACGCCTATTTCGCCGCCGTCGTTGCGGGCGACCCGGAGGCCGTCGTGGACCTGTTCGCTCCTGACGCGGTCCTCCAGAACGCCGCCGGCACCCTCAACGGGAGGGAGGCCATCGCGGCGATGTACCGCGCCGGCGTCGCTCCGGGGGCGATGAAGCCGAGCCCCCGTCCGTACGTCGTCAACGGAGACACCATGGCAGTGGAGATCGACCTCTCCGCCAACGGCAAGGCCGTCGCCCTGGCCGACTTCTTCACCGTCCGCGAGGGCAAGATCCAGCGCTTGGCCATCTACAGCCTCACACCGGCCGACGCGCGCTTCTTCGACGACAAGACCGGCGAGCAGTCCTGA